In Triticum urartu cultivar G1812 chromosome 6, Tu2.1, whole genome shotgun sequence, the following proteins share a genomic window:
- the LOC125513741 gene encoding transcription factor bHLH128-like isoform X2 has protein sequence MRRFLPAGAGEPSSSSSSGPHGKHEGSEAAAAGGGLRYGGGDISLGRGNDLLHGQFRGGGGGGGEGEMKDDGADMLARHSSSPAGFFSNLMVDDGYHGSRGAGVAGGSGGGGGGEAHRNASSSTKMKSQLSFTAGGPQIAAHLSRISEGASLFPGADVVRTAAHPGGEHPVSRSFSASGSSGGFSIVGPWDESREIIGTLDLGGYESQFSGMASSSSLELAGMDKYMQAQQQQDQVAFKVRAKRGCATHPRSIAERERRTRISDKLRKLQDLVPNMDKQTSTSDMLDLAVEHIKGLQSQLQAMKHEQDKCTCCNKP, from the exons ATGAGGAGGTTCTTGCCGGCGGGGGCAGGCgagccctcctcctcctcctcgtcgggtCCGCACGGGAAGCACGAGGGCAGCGAGGCCGCCGCTGCTGGAGGCGGTCTGCGCTACGGAGGGGGAGACATCTCGCTGGGGCGTGGCAACGACCTCCTCCACGGCCAGtttcgcggcggcggcggcggcggcggcgaaggggAGATGAAGGACGACGGAGCGGACATGCTGGCCCGGCACAGCAGCTCGCCGGCGGGGTTCTTCTCCAACCTCATGGTGGATGACG GATATCATGGCTCGAGAGGCGCCGGAGTAGCtggtggcagcggcggcggcggcggcggcgaagcacACCGTAACGCCAGCAGCAGCACGAAGATGAAGTCCCAGCTGAGCTTCACGGCCGGCGGGCCACAGATCGCTGCCCACCTCTCGCGTATCTCCGAGGGCGCCTCTTTATTCCCGGGCGCCGACGTCGTCCGCACCGCTGCGCACCCGGGCGGCGAGCACCCCGTGTCGCGTTCCTTCTCGGCCAGCGGCAGTAGCGGGGGCTTCTCCATCGTGGGGCCGTGGGATGAGTCGAGGGAGATCATCGGCACCCTCGACCTCGGCGGTTACGAGTCTCAG TTCAGTGGCATGGCGAGCTCGTCGTCGCTGGAGCTGGCGGGGATGGACAAGTACATGCAGGCGCAGCAGCAGCAGGACCAGGTGGCGTTCAAGGTGCGGGCCAAGCGCGGCTGCGCGACGCACCCAAGGAGCATTGCCGAGAGGGAGCGGAGGACGAGGATCAGCGACAAGCTCAGGAAGCTGCAGGACCTAGTGCCCAACATGGACAAG CAAACGAGCACCTCGGACATGTTGGACCTCGCGGTGGAGCACATCAAGGGCCTCCAGAGCCAGCTGCAG GCCATGAAGCACGAGCAGGACAAATGCACCTGCTGCAACAAGCCTTGA
- the LOC125513741 gene encoding transcription factor bHLH128-like isoform X1, which translates to MRRFLPAGAGEPSSSSSSGPHGKHEGSEAAAAGGGLRYGGGDISLGRGNDLLHGQFRGGGGGGGEGEMKDDGADMLARHSSSPAGFFSNLMVDDAGYHGSRGAGVAGGSGGGGGGEAHRNASSSTKMKSQLSFTAGGPQIAAHLSRISEGASLFPGADVVRTAAHPGGEHPVSRSFSASGSSGGFSIVGPWDESREIIGTLDLGGYESQFSGMASSSSLELAGMDKYMQAQQQQDQVAFKVRAKRGCATHPRSIAERERRTRISDKLRKLQDLVPNMDKQTSTSDMLDLAVEHIKGLQSQLQAMKHEQDKCTCCNKP; encoded by the exons ATGAGGAGGTTCTTGCCGGCGGGGGCAGGCgagccctcctcctcctcctcgtcgggtCCGCACGGGAAGCACGAGGGCAGCGAGGCCGCCGCTGCTGGAGGCGGTCTGCGCTACGGAGGGGGAGACATCTCGCTGGGGCGTGGCAACGACCTCCTCCACGGCCAGtttcgcggcggcggcggcggcggcggcgaaggggAGATGAAGGACGACGGAGCGGACATGCTGGCCCGGCACAGCAGCTCGCCGGCGGGGTTCTTCTCCAACCTCATGGTGGATGACG CAGGATATCATGGCTCGAGAGGCGCCGGAGTAGCtggtggcagcggcggcggcggcggcggcgaagcacACCGTAACGCCAGCAGCAGCACGAAGATGAAGTCCCAGCTGAGCTTCACGGCCGGCGGGCCACAGATCGCTGCCCACCTCTCGCGTATCTCCGAGGGCGCCTCTTTATTCCCGGGCGCCGACGTCGTCCGCACCGCTGCGCACCCGGGCGGCGAGCACCCCGTGTCGCGTTCCTTCTCGGCCAGCGGCAGTAGCGGGGGCTTCTCCATCGTGGGGCCGTGGGATGAGTCGAGGGAGATCATCGGCACCCTCGACCTCGGCGGTTACGAGTCTCAG TTCAGTGGCATGGCGAGCTCGTCGTCGCTGGAGCTGGCGGGGATGGACAAGTACATGCAGGCGCAGCAGCAGCAGGACCAGGTGGCGTTCAAGGTGCGGGCCAAGCGCGGCTGCGCGACGCACCCAAGGAGCATTGCCGAGAGGGAGCGGAGGACGAGGATCAGCGACAAGCTCAGGAAGCTGCAGGACCTAGTGCCCAACATGGACAAG CAAACGAGCACCTCGGACATGTTGGACCTCGCGGTGGAGCACATCAAGGGCCTCCAGAGCCAGCTGCAG GCCATGAAGCACGAGCAGGACAAATGCACCTGCTGCAACAAGCCTTGA